In the Pithys albifrons albifrons isolate INPA30051 chromosome 3, PitAlb_v1, whole genome shotgun sequence genome, one interval contains:
- the IL17REL gene encoding interleukin-17 receptor E-like protein isoform X2 has protein sequence MTSIYVQILLILFWNADCQIIPRIEECGLSCSQGIHCKSKPSGVIFNSFCRDAPASLSSMVLNSMKISTVMKCVQGSSCSLHLNIKGTLSLDENVRGLEICSLSLDTQESQCISVRFTRKKSKMLNGKKVHIQFNCIEVNVAQHIYVTMKTIPNYCEVKLSQEYYVEDCRNSDVGKYIPACLAGKFDYNVDRARKLITVNVSISNFAQDQDYYVRLCHKWFTCEDVGAFAVIKGKESFKSVSLKYSQLLPCLCIEGWLAIPDARRIQLCPFANDTETLWDNIVYNPLTQTLAWEPACPVLVMVNLCRFMKSNDDCEDIENSSKNSTEKVKYSRVETHPRLCMKFTTKQGSWIKCPFAHGEFPAWKMKTAAVAEQIQVFFTSQSKAQFSVLVCNRTQMASCESLGMHYSVSVGDSVSIPMSQEMCGSTICIQGWRTDVDYSIPLQICDTYCGFHGQSYGDGNPAKAMTHRMRSVQSLH, from the exons GGTATTCATTGTAAAAGCAAACCTTCTG GTGTCATTTTTAACAGCTTCTGCCGTGATGCTCCTGCATCTTTATCTTCTATGGTACTGAACAGCATGAAGATATCAACAGTGATGAAATGTGTCCAAGGAAGTTCATGCTCTCTTCATTTAAACATTAAAGGAACTCTGAGTCTAGATG AGAATGTCCGGGGCCTGGAAATATGTTCTCTTTCCCTGGACACACAAGAGTCTCAGTGCATAAGTGTGAGATTcactaggaaaaaaagcaagatgCTTAATGGAAAGAAG gTACACATACAATTCAATTGTATCGAAGTCAATGTAGCACAACATATCTATGTGACCATGAAAACAATACCAAATTACTGTGAAGTCAAGCTGAGTCAGGAATACTACGTTGAAG ATTGCAGAAACAGTGATGTGGGAAAATATATTCCAGCTTGTTTGG ctgGAAAGTTTGACTATAATGTAGACAGAGCAAGGAAACTTATAACAGTGAATGTATCCATATCCAACTTTGCCCAAGATCAAGATTATTACGTTCGCCTGTGCCACAAATGGTTTACCTGTGAAGATGTGGGGGCATTTGCTGTG ataaaaggaaaggaatctTTTAAATCGGTTTCTCTGAAGTATTCTCAGCTACTACCTTGTCTTTGCATTGAG GGTTGGCTGGCAATTCCAGATGCAAGGAGAATACAACTTTGTCCCTTTGCAAATG ATACAGAGACACTATGGGATAACATTGTTTATAACCCATTGACGCAAACCCTAGCTTGGGAGCCAGCCTGTCCTGTACTTGTCATGGTTAACTTATGCAGGTTCATGAAGTCGAACGACGACTGTGAAGATATAGAAAACTCTTCCAAAAATTCTACTGAGAAA GTTAAATATTCTCGTGTGGAGACTCACCCGAGACTTTGCATGAAG tttACAACCAAACAAGGATCTTGGATTAAATGTCCATTTGCTCATGGAGAATTTCCAg cttggaaaatgaaaactgcagCAGTTGCAGAACAAATACAAGTTTTCTTCACATCCCAATCCAAAGCTCAGTTCTCAGTGCTTGTGTGTAACAGGACGCAGATGGCCTCGTGTGAATCTCTTGGGATGCACTATTCAGTCTCTGTG GGAGATTCTGTATCAATCCCTATGTCACAGGAAATGTGTGGGTCAACAATCTGCATTCAG ggCTGGAGAACAGATGTGGATTATTCAATTCCACTGCAAATCTGTGACACCTACTGTG GTTTTCATGGTCAGTCATATGGTGATGGAAATCCAGCAAAGGCCATGACACACAG GATGAGGAGTGTGCAGTCCTTGCATTGA
- the IL17REL gene encoding interleukin-17 receptor E-like protein isoform X1, whose product MTSIYVQILLILFWNADCQIIPRIEECGLSCSQGIHCKSKPSGVIFNSFCRDAPASLSSMVLNSMKISTVMKCVQGSSCSLHLNIKGTLSLDENVRGLEICSLSLDTQESQCISVRFTRKKSKMLNGKKVHIQFNCIEVNVAQHIYVTMKTIPNYCEVKLSQEYYVEDCRNSDVGKYIPACLAGKFDYNVDRARKLITVNVSISNFAQDQDYYVRLCHKWFTCEDVGAFAVIKGKESFKSVSLKYSQLLPCLCIEGWLAIPDARRIQLCPFANDTETLWDNIVYNPLTQTLAWEPACPVLVMVNLCRFMKSNDDCEDIENSSKNSTEKQVKYSRVETHPRLCMKFTTKQGSWIKCPFAHGEFPAWKMKTAAVAEQIQVFFTSQSKAQFSVLVCNRTQMASCESLGMHYSVSVGDSVSIPMSQEMCGSTICIQGWRTDVDYSIPLQICDTYCGFHGQSYGDGNPAKAMTHRMRSVQSLH is encoded by the exons GGTATTCATTGTAAAAGCAAACCTTCTG GTGTCATTTTTAACAGCTTCTGCCGTGATGCTCCTGCATCTTTATCTTCTATGGTACTGAACAGCATGAAGATATCAACAGTGATGAAATGTGTCCAAGGAAGTTCATGCTCTCTTCATTTAAACATTAAAGGAACTCTGAGTCTAGATG AGAATGTCCGGGGCCTGGAAATATGTTCTCTTTCCCTGGACACACAAGAGTCTCAGTGCATAAGTGTGAGATTcactaggaaaaaaagcaagatgCTTAATGGAAAGAAG gTACACATACAATTCAATTGTATCGAAGTCAATGTAGCACAACATATCTATGTGACCATGAAAACAATACCAAATTACTGTGAAGTCAAGCTGAGTCAGGAATACTACGTTGAAG ATTGCAGAAACAGTGATGTGGGAAAATATATTCCAGCTTGTTTGG ctgGAAAGTTTGACTATAATGTAGACAGAGCAAGGAAACTTATAACAGTGAATGTATCCATATCCAACTTTGCCCAAGATCAAGATTATTACGTTCGCCTGTGCCACAAATGGTTTACCTGTGAAGATGTGGGGGCATTTGCTGTG ataaaaggaaaggaatctTTTAAATCGGTTTCTCTGAAGTATTCTCAGCTACTACCTTGTCTTTGCATTGAG GGTTGGCTGGCAATTCCAGATGCAAGGAGAATACAACTTTGTCCCTTTGCAAATG ATACAGAGACACTATGGGATAACATTGTTTATAACCCATTGACGCAAACCCTAGCTTGGGAGCCAGCCTGTCCTGTACTTGTCATGGTTAACTTATGCAGGTTCATGAAGTCGAACGACGACTGTGAAGATATAGAAAACTCTTCCAAAAATTCTACTGAGAAA CAGGTTAAATATTCTCGTGTGGAGACTCACCCGAGACTTTGCATGAAG tttACAACCAAACAAGGATCTTGGATTAAATGTCCATTTGCTCATGGAGAATTTCCAg cttggaaaatgaaaactgcagCAGTTGCAGAACAAATACAAGTTTTCTTCACATCCCAATCCAAAGCTCAGTTCTCAGTGCTTGTGTGTAACAGGACGCAGATGGCCTCGTGTGAATCTCTTGGGATGCACTATTCAGTCTCTGTG GGAGATTCTGTATCAATCCCTATGTCACAGGAAATGTGTGGGTCAACAATCTGCATTCAG ggCTGGAGAACAGATGTGGATTATTCAATTCCACTGCAAATCTGTGACACCTACTGTG GTTTTCATGGTCAGTCATATGGTGATGGAAATCCAGCAAAGGCCATGACACACAG GATGAGGAGTGTGCAGTCCTTGCATTGA